One segment of Anatilimnocola aggregata DNA contains the following:
- a CDS encoding helix-turn-helix domain-containing protein, with the protein MRFGDRLRELRQAKNLSQRDLAAEVGVNFTYISKIENEKLDFAQFPGEELIRKLAAALEADEGELMILAEKIPDQIKKRVMERPDAFRKFADLNDKEIDRLLDEIDEGEK; encoded by the coding sequence ATGCGATTTGGTGACCGACTTCGGGAACTGAGGCAGGCCAAGAACCTTTCGCAGCGTGACCTCGCTGCTGAGGTAGGCGTGAACTTCACCTACATCAGCAAGATCGAGAACGAGAAACTCGACTTCGCTCAGTTCCCAGGGGAGGAATTGATCCGCAAGTTGGCGGCGGCGCTGGAGGCCGATGAGGGCGAACTAATGATCCTGGCTGAAAAGATACCGGACCAGATCAAGAAGCGAGTTATGGAACGCCCCGACGCTTTCCGAAAGTTTGCCGACCTGAACGACAAGGAGATTGACCGGCTGCTCGACGAGATCGACGAAGGGGAGAAATGA
- the istB gene encoding IS21-like element helper ATPase IstB — MKSLETKSTVLLKHHLKALRLPSFLEGCEKTAQRCATENVDHLGFLLQLCELELLNREKRASERRLKSARFPNLKSPGDFDFAAQPSLNRVLVAELLRCEFVERRESVIFLGHPGTGKTHLAIALGIAACQRGKRVRFCRVTELITQLMEAREERTLLRMKSSLAKFDLLILDELGYVPASKLGAELLFEVISSAYERQSLIVTTNLPFEQWTEVLGSERLTGAVLDRLTHRCHILESTGESYRLQDARRRRKGSRPKPATSSLSPADETAES, encoded by the coding sequence ATGAAATCTCTCGAAACCAAAAGCACGGTGCTGCTCAAGCATCACTTGAAGGCCCTACGGTTGCCGTCGTTCCTGGAGGGCTGCGAGAAAACGGCCCAGCGGTGTGCGACGGAGAACGTCGATCATCTGGGCTTTCTGCTGCAACTGTGTGAGCTGGAGTTACTCAACCGTGAGAAGCGTGCCAGCGAGCGGCGGCTCAAGTCAGCGCGCTTTCCCAACCTGAAATCGCCTGGTGATTTCGACTTCGCCGCCCAGCCCTCGCTCAATCGCGTGCTGGTGGCAGAACTACTGCGGTGCGAGTTCGTGGAACGCCGCGAGTCGGTGATCTTTCTCGGGCATCCGGGCACGGGGAAGACGCACCTGGCCATCGCGCTTGGCATTGCCGCCTGTCAGCGGGGCAAACGGGTCCGCTTCTGCCGCGTGACGGAACTGATCACGCAACTTATGGAAGCCCGAGAAGAACGGACGCTGCTGCGGATGAAGTCGTCACTAGCCAAGTTCGATCTGCTGATCCTCGATGAGCTGGGTTACGTCCCCGCCAGTAAGCTGGGCGCGGAGTTGCTCTTCGAGGTCATCAGTAGCGCTTACGAACGCCAATCGTTGATCGTGACCACCAATCTGCCGTTCGAGCAATGGACCGAAGTCCTGGGCAGCGAGCGCCTGACCGGCGCCGTGCTCGATCGGCTGACACACCGCTGCCACATCCTCGAATCGACCGGCGAAAGTTATCGCTTGCAAGACGCGCGGCGCCGCCGCAAAGGATCGCGCCCGAAACCGGCGACCTCATCCTTGTCACCCGCCGATGAAACGGCAGAATCCTAG
- a CDS encoding LutC/YkgG family protein codes for MAREAFLARVKQAAEIGRAYRVEHQQLAPDVGYVGVTGDACAKLAQEIDAVGGIATIVDSLGQAREILAGYLLEAEAKTALCWQHPLLMRLQLNELLAERNVTRVDYDSANSLTQPARRLEQLACEIGITSVDLAIAETGTLLMCHHPGQERLASLLPPVHVAIVEQSQIVPDLLDAFRILHERGVQNLPSNITLITGPSKTGDIELQLTTGVHGPGRWRVIIIR; via the coding sequence ATGGCTCGTGAAGCATTTCTCGCCCGCGTGAAGCAAGCGGCCGAAATAGGCCGGGCATATCGTGTTGAACATCAGCAACTGGCTCCCGATGTGGGCTACGTCGGTGTGACCGGTGACGCCTGCGCAAAACTAGCACAAGAGATCGATGCCGTCGGCGGGATTGCTACCATCGTCGATTCGCTTGGGCAGGCTCGTGAAATCCTGGCCGGTTATCTGCTGGAAGCAGAGGCCAAAACGGCTCTTTGTTGGCAACATCCGCTGCTGATGCGTTTGCAGTTGAATGAACTGCTCGCCGAACGCAACGTAACTCGCGTCGACTACGACTCGGCAAACTCTCTTACCCAGCCCGCGCGGCGACTCGAACAACTGGCCTGCGAGATTGGCATTACGAGCGTCGACTTAGCCATCGCCGAAACGGGCACGCTCCTGATGTGTCACCATCCGGGACAAGAACGATTGGCTTCGCTGCTGCCCCCCGTACATGTGGCGATCGTCGAGCAGAGCCAGATCGTACCCGATTTGCTCGATGCCTTTCGCATTCTGCACGAACGGGGCGTGCAAAACCTGCCGAGCAACATCACACTCATCACTGGTCCCAGCAAGACCGGCGATATCGAATTGCAACTCACCACCGGCGTGCATGGCCCCGGCAGGTGGCGAGTCATTATCATTCGTTGA
- a CDS encoding helicase-related protein, whose product MSVSQVDPLPHQMDAVYTHLLTQPRIRFLIADDPGAGKTIMAGLTIKELKFRGLIERTLIITPANLTDQWRRELHDKFGETFSVINRGTVSASYGRNVWEDSPQCIASVDFVARQDDILNMIRDVHWDLCIVDEAHKMAAYRYGTKVNKTQRYVLGEFLRDHTDHYLFLTATPHKGDPDNFALLLQLLDQDLYVNGQILAEASAHDENRIMLRRLKEDMKKFDGSPCFPPRHVQTLSYKLSPDELKLYDAVTEYVQQNFQRAEAAENRNVGLALTVLQRRLASSLASIRTSLERRRKRLKDLQKLGKLKQEYGELPDDMDDLTEAERWQFEDDIVERLTMAENMAELEAEIEDLDRLVQLARHTEKNVTETKFEELRSVISNHISGRAERLLVFTEHKDTLDFLVGKLTNLGFHCCTIHGGMSLEKRIDAEREFFEHKPSVLVATEAAGEGINLQFCSLMVNYDIPWNPNRLEQRMGRIHRYKQEREAMIWNIVAQNTREGEVMECLLRKLDDMRLALGSDRVYDVIGEIIPAPRFDALMKDWLSRRRTMTEILSDIELQTDPEQVARIKADMQDKALGSRYIDMSKLSANVQL is encoded by the coding sequence GTGTCGGTCTCGCAAGTCGATCCGTTGCCGCACCAGATGGATGCGGTGTACACGCACCTGCTCACACAGCCACGCATTCGATTCCTGATCGCTGACGATCCAGGCGCAGGGAAGACCATCATGGCCGGGCTGACGATCAAGGAACTAAAGTTCCGAGGTCTGATCGAACGCACGCTCATTATCACACCCGCCAACCTCACCGATCAGTGGCGGCGGGAATTGCACGACAAGTTTGGGGAGACGTTTTCCGTCATCAACCGAGGCACGGTCAGTGCCTCTTATGGTCGCAACGTGTGGGAAGACTCGCCGCAGTGCATTGCCTCGGTCGATTTCGTCGCCCGGCAGGACGACATCCTCAACATGATCCGAGACGTGCATTGGGATTTGTGCATCGTCGATGAAGCTCACAAGATGGCTGCCTACCGCTACGGCACGAAGGTCAACAAGACCCAAAGGTACGTGCTGGGCGAGTTCCTTCGGGACCATACGGACCACTACCTCTTCCTCACCGCCACGCCGCACAAAGGCGACCCGGACAATTTCGCCTTGCTGCTGCAACTGCTCGATCAGGACTTGTATGTCAACGGTCAAATCCTGGCCGAGGCCAGCGCCCATGACGAGAATCGCATCATGCTGCGGCGACTCAAGGAAGACATGAAGAAGTTCGACGGGTCGCCGTGCTTTCCGCCCCGCCATGTCCAAACGCTCTCCTACAAGCTCTCGCCCGATGAACTCAAGCTGTACGACGCCGTGACGGAGTACGTCCAGCAAAACTTCCAGCGGGCCGAAGCAGCCGAAAACCGCAACGTCGGGCTGGCACTCACCGTGCTACAGCGCCGCCTCGCATCCAGTTTGGCCTCTATTCGCACATCGCTGGAACGCCGTCGCAAACGGCTCAAAGACCTTCAAAAGCTCGGTAAGCTCAAGCAGGAATATGGGGAACTTCCGGACGACATGGACGACCTCACCGAGGCCGAACGCTGGCAATTTGAGGACGACATCGTTGAACGGCTGACGATGGCCGAAAACATGGCGGAACTAGAAGCCGAAATTGAAGACCTCGACCGGCTGGTACAACTCGCTCGCCATACCGAGAAGAACGTCACCGAGACTAAGTTTGAAGAGCTACGCTCGGTAATCTCCAACCACATCTCCGGTCGGGCCGAGCGTCTGCTGGTCTTCACCGAACACAAGGACACGCTCGACTTCCTCGTCGGCAAGCTAACCAATTTGGGCTTCCACTGCTGCACAATTCACGGCGGCATGTCGCTGGAAAAACGTATCGACGCCGAACGAGAATTCTTTGAACACAAGCCGTCCGTGCTGGTTGCCACCGAGGCGGCGGGCGAAGGCATCAACCTCCAATTCTGCTCGCTGATGGTGAACTACGACATCCCGTGGAACCCAAACCGGCTTGAGCAGCGCATGGGACGCATCCATCGCTACAAGCAGGAGCGGGAGGCGATGATCTGGAACATCGTCGCCCAGAACACACGGGAAGGCGAAGTGATGGAGTGCCTTCTCCGAAAGCTCGACGACATGCGGCTGGCGCTCGGCAGCGACCGAGTTTACGACGTGATTGGGGAGATCATTCCGGCTCCCAGATTCGATGCCCTAATGAAGGACTGGCTCTCTCGTCGCCGCACGATGACGGAAATCTTATCCGACATCGAACTGCAAACTGACCCAGAGCAGGTGGCACGGATCAAGGCCGACATGCAGGACAAGGCGCTCGGATCACGCTACATCGACATGAGCAAGCTCAGCGCCAACGTGCAACTGTAA
- a CDS encoding tyrosine-type recombinase/integrase, with protein sequence MRQPHPWYSETRSQGGWFVKLSGEQHFLGKHPPGAAKPVKRYGRWNPPSEILAEYHKLMSVRDTASKTDYTLDTIIALYVEELELENPALAKRYQQILNKLSLFPYKQKRVGKLLVNAELEAIHLESWAKKYKSDQTRRTYITFCKAVMEWAVKKKNLNVPKNPFAEAKVPKVTSRAIVISEDEHQALLKFFENDCFCDFLTAMWFTGARPGELAKVEARHFNDGLWRLDPSEHKTGRVTGKDRIIGVADDLEKIVHRLSKVNPQGPIFRNSQGRPWKISTLHVRFEKAREKGIIRKEVVPYSYRHAWATHALENGRLDLYEVAKALGHQTTQMVMLHYDHSRKNADHLKDIFQRARRSDQSGRERKNS encoded by the coding sequence ATGCGGCAACCGCACCCCTGGTATTCGGAAACCCGTTCACAAGGCGGCTGGTTCGTCAAACTGAGCGGCGAGCAGCACTTCCTTGGCAAGCACCCACCGGGCGCTGCCAAGCCGGTGAAGCGGTATGGGCGCTGGAACCCTCCGTCCGAGATTCTTGCCGAGTACCACAAGCTGATGTCGGTGCGGGACACGGCGTCCAAAACCGACTACACCCTCGACACGATCATCGCCCTCTACGTCGAGGAACTGGAGCTAGAGAACCCGGCGTTGGCAAAACGCTACCAGCAAATCCTCAACAAGCTGTCCCTCTTCCCATACAAGCAAAAGCGGGTTGGGAAGCTGCTGGTCAACGCCGAACTAGAGGCGATCCACTTGGAGTCGTGGGCGAAGAAATACAAGTCGGACCAGACCAGGCGCACCTACATCACGTTCTGCAAAGCGGTCATGGAATGGGCGGTCAAGAAAAAGAACTTGAACGTCCCTAAGAACCCGTTTGCCGAGGCAAAGGTTCCCAAAGTGACGAGCCGAGCCATCGTCATCTCCGAAGACGAACATCAGGCGCTCTTGAAGTTCTTTGAGAACGACTGCTTCTGCGATTTTCTTACGGCAATGTGGTTCACCGGCGCTCGCCCCGGTGAGTTGGCAAAGGTCGAAGCTCGACACTTTAATGACGGCCTATGGAGGCTTGATCCATCGGAACACAAGACCGGGCGAGTGACCGGCAAGGATCGAATCATCGGCGTGGCAGACGATCTGGAGAAGATCGTTCACCGACTGAGCAAGGTGAATCCGCAGGGGCCGATCTTCCGCAATTCGCAGGGTAGGCCGTGGAAGATTTCGACCCTGCACGTTCGATTTGAGAAGGCCAGGGAGAAAGGCATCATCCGAAAGGAAGTCGTGCCGTACTCGTATCGCCACGCATGGGCAACACACGCACTGGAGAACGGCAGGCTCGACCTATACGAGGTCGCCAAAGCGCTAGGTCACCAGACGACCCAGATGGTGATGTTGCACTACGACCATTCTCGAAAGAATGCTGACCACTTGAAGGACATCTTCCAGCGAGCCAGAAGGAGCGATCAGTCGGGGCGAGAACGCAAGAATTCGTAG
- a CDS encoding excisionase family DNA-binding protein: MTIIGEQVKVLQLDQDKAVDETVRRAAILLEDLLEVDPQAEMLTIRQASELMGCSYGEARKRMQEGRVKAIKDGRWYRTRREWVEQYLADRLVQKPDLQPAEIKQKRSKNKQVGNFKKGGLAYEFLRSRPD; the protein is encoded by the coding sequence GTGACCATCATTGGGGAGCAGGTGAAAGTCCTCCAGCTTGACCAAGATAAGGCTGTGGATGAGACGGTACGTCGTGCGGCAATCTTGCTGGAGGACTTGCTCGAAGTCGATCCACAAGCAGAGATGCTGACCATCCGACAGGCATCCGAGCTAATGGGTTGTTCCTACGGCGAAGCTCGAAAACGGATGCAGGAGGGTCGAGTCAAGGCGATTAAGGACGGTCGCTGGTATCGAACTCGCCGAGAGTGGGTGGAGCAATACCTCGCAGATCGACTTGTGCAGAAGCCTGATCTTCAACCCGCTGAGATTAAGCAGAAGCGGTCCAAGAACAAGCAGGTCGGAAACTTCAAGAAGGGCGGCTTGGCCTACGAATTCTTGCGTTCTCGCCCCGACTGA
- the istA gene encoding IS21 family transposase — protein MLRDMHNWTEIRRLVLTEKKSKRAVCREFSLHWQTLEKILQHPEPPGYRQRLPRERPKLDPFLPIIHEILEQDKTAPRKQRHTTKRIFDRLRAEHGYTGGITVVGEVVREWRTTTAEVFLPLSHQPGEAQFDFGEAEVVLQGMPTKVAYCVMSLPYSDAFFVQVFPRECTETFQAGHQRAFEFFGGVPRRISYDNSRIAVARFVGKRGDTPTREFLRLQSHYLFEHHFCLVRRPMEKGHTENLIGFARRNFLVPVPRTGSLEVLNAELERQCCEDLERQLRGQPANKATLLAEEQAALLPLPKSGFEARRVEPAQANSLSLVRFDGNDYSVPTQYAHQKVTAIGGLEEVRLVVNDKLVAQHPRDWSKEQVHYNPLHYLALLERKPGGLDFAKPLENWGLPDCFDLLRRRLEADGGAHGRREFIKTLRLLETISLAALTAAIERALEIDVLAVDAIRLLVQQGLEEPTRWFRLDNHPHLQSHSIPPPNLLSYRELTCALTTGGVL, from the coding sequence ATGCTGCGAGATATGCATAACTGGACCGAAATCCGTCGTCTTGTCCTGACCGAGAAGAAATCCAAACGAGCGGTTTGCAGGGAATTTTCCCTTCACTGGCAGACCCTCGAAAAGATCCTGCAGCACCCTGAGCCGCCCGGTTATCGACAACGTCTGCCCCGGGAGCGGCCCAAACTCGATCCGTTCCTGCCGATCATCCACGAGATCCTGGAGCAGGACAAAACGGCGCCCCGCAAGCAGCGCCACACCACTAAACGGATCTTCGACCGCCTGCGTGCCGAGCATGGCTACACCGGCGGGATCACGGTGGTCGGCGAGGTCGTGCGGGAGTGGCGAACGACCACGGCGGAGGTGTTCTTACCCTTGTCGCATCAACCGGGCGAAGCCCAGTTCGACTTCGGCGAAGCGGAGGTGGTGCTGCAAGGCATGCCGACGAAAGTCGCGTACTGCGTCATGTCGTTGCCGTACAGCGACGCGTTCTTCGTGCAGGTCTTTCCTCGCGAATGCACCGAGACGTTTCAAGCGGGCCATCAGCGGGCCTTTGAGTTCTTCGGCGGCGTGCCCCGCCGGATCAGCTACGACAACAGCCGGATTGCTGTGGCCCGGTTCGTGGGGAAACGGGGTGACACGCCGACGCGTGAGTTCCTACGGCTGCAGAGTCATTATCTGTTTGAGCATCACTTCTGCCTGGTGCGACGGCCGATGGAGAAGGGGCATACGGAGAACCTCATCGGTTTCGCGCGGCGGAACTTCCTGGTGCCGGTACCACGGACCGGCAGCCTGGAAGTGCTGAATGCCGAACTCGAGCGGCAGTGCTGTGAAGATCTGGAACGCCAGTTACGCGGACAACCGGCGAACAAAGCCACGTTGTTGGCAGAGGAGCAGGCTGCGTTGTTGCCGCTGCCGAAGTCGGGCTTTGAAGCGCGGCGAGTCGAACCGGCCCAGGCCAACTCTCTTTCCTTGGTTCGCTTCGACGGCAACGATTACTCGGTGCCGACGCAGTATGCTCATCAGAAAGTGACCGCAATTGGCGGCCTGGAGGAAGTTCGGCTGGTCGTTAACGACAAGTTGGTTGCCCAGCATCCACGCGACTGGTCGAAGGAGCAGGTCCATTACAACCCGCTGCATTACCTGGCACTCTTGGAGCGGAAGCCAGGGGGCTTGGACTTCGCGAAACCCCTGGAAAACTGGGGCTTGCCGGACTGTTTCGATCTCCTCCGGCGGCGTCTGGAAGCAGATGGCGGCGCACACGGCCGCCGGGAGTTCATCAAAACCTTGCGGCTGCTGGAGACTATCTCGCTGGCTGCATTAACTGCGGCGATTGAGCGGGCACTGGAGATCGACGTTCTGGCCGTCGATGCGATTCGGCTGCTCGTGCAGCAGGGACTGGAAGAGCCGACGCGGTGGTTTCGGCTGGACAATCATCCGCATCTGCAGTCGCACTCGATCCCTCCTCCCAATCTCCTGTCTTACCGTGAACTGACCTGCGCGCTGACGACGGGAGGTGTGTTATGA